A stretch of Onychomys torridus chromosome 2, mOncTor1.1, whole genome shotgun sequence DNA encodes these proteins:
- the LOC118577958 gene encoding translation initiation factor IF-2-like, whose translation MRSSESKCHIALRGGGSAGLGTRRREAKAVCKQASSASLRDVHPGPWEGRHARPRPGQTRRAPVWRPARSSRTRPRRNPGPGKGFSAARGLVAPRAPPASRGGDGDPRKKGRGPRAAGCPRRPQCQDAPSAPARELAPGPPERREPASPAARRASLTASPWPGGSSVSRERPPQQGSAAAKPRTPEGAAVAAAEAEARRPSSRIGSGVASATRVRGSAVERVRGRGLRRDDRGAAGGRARRSLGRRGGRSSCPRHWGHSAPWTPRPATAPGLRRPRRARAAGNAKQRGLGVAGAPCALRRPPPGARGPPLTRLPGSRKLSAPPPPPPSDPSTFLPSRRNTRSASFT comes from the exons ATGCGAAGCTCAGAATCTAAGTGTCACATTGCTCTAAGAG GGGGTGGCTCTGCAGGACTCGGGACGCGGCGCAGGGAAGCCAAAGCTGTTTGCAAACAAGCGTCCTCGGCCTCCCTCCGGGATGTGCACCCAGGGCCCTGGGAAGGAAGGCACGCTCGGCCCCGCCCGGGACAAACGCGAAGGGCACCGGTGTGGCGGCCAGCCCGGTCTTCACGGACCCGGCCGCGCCGGAACCCAGGCCCGGGCAAGGGCTTCTCGGCAGCGCGGGGCCTAGTCGCCCCCCGCGCGCCTCCAGCCTCCCGGGGTGGTGATGGGGACCCACGGAAAAAGGGCCGAGGCCCCAGAGCTGCGGGGTGCCCGCGGCGGCCGCAGTGCCAGGACGCTCCGTCCGCCCCGGCCCGGGAGCTGGCGCCAGGGCCCCCTGAGCGGCGCGAGCCGGCGAGCCCCGCAGCGCGGCGCGCCTCACTCACCGCCTCTCCATGGCCCGGGGGGTCGTCCGTCAGCCGCGAGCGTCCTCCTCAGCAGGGCTCCGCCGCCGCGAAGCCTCGCACTCCAGAGGGGGCTGCGGTCGCTGCGGCGGAGGCTGAGGCCCGGCGCCCCTCCAGCCGCATCGGCTCCGGGGTCGCCTCCGCCACGCGGGTCCGGGGGAGCGCGGTCGAGCGCGTCCGGGGGCGCGGGCTACGGCGGGACGACCGGGGCGCTGCGGGCGGACGGGCTCGGCGAAGCCTCGGGCGCCGCGGTGGCCGCTCCAGCTGCCCGCGCCACTGGGGCCACAGCGCCCCCTGGACCCCACGTCCCGCTACGGCGCCGGGACTGCGGCGGCCGCGCCGAGCACGGGCGGCTGGGAACGCGAAGCAGCGCGGCCTAGGGGTGGCGGGGGCCCCGTGCGCCCTGCGCCGTCCGCCGCCCGGCGCCCGCGGCCCGCCCCTGACGCGGCTTCCCGGGAGCCGGAAGCTGtcggctcccccccccccccccccgtcagaCCCCAgcacctttcttccctccagaaG AAATACAAGGTCTGCATCATTTACATAA